The following are encoded together in the Deltaproteobacteria bacterium genome:
- a CDS encoding VCBS repeat-containing protein has protein sequence MNRDGIPDVLALEPNAQLLELYLGNGDGGFRGIGSGRAFSSSTWIRAWALAVADFDGDGWLDVAVSGDDTAYAVLMGAGDGGFKPEVVTALSHSDFIKDIATADMNQDGNPDLILAIQTPDGGIISVLNGFGDGGFSDGTDLSAGSSAWALAVQDLNGDGWPDILLAGDGVTAFLNLGDGGFSANHLAAGPYPTAMTVADLNSDGALDLVVTEQSANTMGVLYGDGAGGFLPELTWNVPRVGRAVRVADFNGDGQLDIAAGLSSAPAGVAFLLGLGDGGFASPYDLNGPGAPMSMTTADMNGDGLADLIVGLNGAFGGLDLRVLTNSSACAAP, from the coding sequence GTGAACCGCGACGGCATCCCCGACGTGCTGGCCCTGGAGCCGAATGCACAGCTCCTCGAGCTCTATCTGGGAAACGGAGACGGCGGCTTTCGGGGAATTGGCTCCGGCAGGGCTTTCTCGAGCTCCACGTGGATTCGCGCATGGGCGCTCGCGGTCGCAGACTTCGACGGAGATGGTTGGCTCGACGTCGCGGTGTCAGGAGACGACACCGCCTACGCAGTCCTGATGGGTGCAGGAGACGGGGGCTTCAAGCCCGAAGTCGTGACTGCACTTTCGCACTCGGACTTCATCAAAGACATCGCCACGGCCGACATGAATCAGGACGGGAATCCCGACCTGATCCTGGCCATTCAGACTCCGGATGGCGGCATCATTTCCGTCTTGAACGGCTTCGGTGACGGCGGGTTCTCCGACGGAACGGACCTCTCGGCTGGCTCCAGTGCGTGGGCGCTGGCGGTGCAGGACCTCAACGGCGACGGCTGGCCGGACATCCTGCTGGCCGGCGACGGCGTCACGGCGTTCCTCAATCTGGGCGACGGCGGCTTCAGCGCCAACCACCTCGCCGCCGGCCCATATCCGACGGCCATGACGGTCGCAGACTTGAACTCCGACGGCGCGCTCGACCTCGTTGTGACGGAGCAGAGCGCCAACACCATGGGTGTGCTCTACGGTGATGGAGCCGGCGGATTCCTCCCGGAGCTGACCTGGAACGTGCCGCGCGTCGGACGAGCGGTGAGGGTGGCGGACTTCAACGGCGACGGCCAGCTCGACATCGCCGCTGGGTTGTCATCGGCGCCGGCTGGCGTGGCCTTCCTCCTCGGGCTTGGCGACGGAGGATTCGCCTCCCCGTACGACCTGAATGGTCCCGGCGCGCCGATGTCGATGACCACCGCAGACATGAACGGCGATGGCCTGGCCGATCTGATTGTTGGCTTGAACGGGGCGTTTGGTGGGCTGGACCTCAGGGTCCTCACCAACTCGTCCGCGTGTGCTGCGCCGTAG
- a CDS encoding tetratricopeptide repeat protein, which yields MAADVYRCPSCYLKLSRTDFQCPRCELILEGRFGDPAPAPKEVSIVRAIMERPQGTVSRKRPLPPSEPITDPDLAAKTMEYTIPRPLNEVLPRVVVGLTVNALSLTPFEAFVVSNIDGKTPGHQLKALLDLSEVELQAVLRSLETRGAIALEPVPQRPVSAAKNVKAKPPPPPPQTQPKVKLMPVASMPAAPPERPSPTSRAKGKPGLELPAPASVSDGAPMPKQSDARIKLGEGVARNKKVLDALKHVRKSTAPSEPRPESAPQSATDIAAEGALQVAIRMEQDGRMDEAIRYLERSIAHSPDAAPLLNRLAIVLVRDRRDFRESERLLRRAL from the coding sequence ATGGCTGCCGATGTGTACCGCTGTCCGAGCTGCTACCTGAAGCTCTCGCGCACCGACTTTCAGTGCCCGCGCTGCGAGCTCATCCTCGAGGGCCGGTTCGGTGATCCCGCGCCCGCGCCGAAAGAGGTGAGCATCGTCCGGGCGATCATGGAGCGGCCGCAGGGAACAGTGAGCCGCAAGCGGCCCCTGCCTCCCTCCGAGCCCATCACCGATCCCGACCTCGCAGCCAAGACCATGGAGTACACGATTCCCCGGCCGCTGAACGAGGTCCTCCCTCGCGTGGTGGTCGGGCTCACGGTGAATGCGCTCTCGCTGACTCCGTTCGAAGCCTTCGTGGTCTCCAACATCGACGGCAAGACGCCGGGCCATCAGCTCAAGGCCCTGCTCGATCTCTCCGAGGTGGAATTGCAGGCCGTGCTGCGGTCGCTGGAGACCCGCGGCGCGATCGCGCTGGAGCCCGTGCCACAGCGACCGGTGAGCGCGGCCAAGAACGTGAAGGCGAAGCCGCCACCTCCGCCGCCGCAGACCCAGCCGAAGGTGAAGTTGATGCCCGTGGCGTCCATGCCCGCGGCGCCGCCGGAGCGTCCGTCCCCGACTTCGCGCGCGAAGGGCAAGCCAGGCCTCGAGCTGCCCGCGCCTGCGTCGGTGAGCGACGGCGCGCCCATGCCGAAGCAGTCCGACGCGCGGATCAAGCTTGGCGAAGGCGTGGCGCGCAACAAGAAGGTGCTCGACGCGCTCAAGCATGTGCGCAAATCGACCGCCCCATCCGAGCCGCGCCCCGAGTCGGCGCCGCAGAGCGCCACGGACATCGCCGCGGAGGGCGCGCTCCAGGTGGCGATTCGCATGGAGCAGGACGGCCGCATGGACGAGGCCATCCGCTATCTCGAGCGAAGCATCGCGCACAGCCCGGACGCGGCGCCGCTGCTCAATCGCCTGGCGATCGTCCTCGTGCGCGACCGGCGGGACTTCCGCGAATCCGAGCGACTCCTGCGCCGCGCGCTCTAG
- a CDS encoding GNAT family N-acetyltransferase, protein MVVGLVAVVVAIVVPRLIMSSPPIVMVPVPAGVPVPIRIREIDRGSSEEVELVASRMRETMVKVLGVERGTTMYSMDWLVQRVRWHLDPENTNGRVFLAEEPSRKIVGHAIARIDPAEAGHAFGYLSTVFVEPRMRNQGVATLFLEHVERWFREMKMPKII, encoded by the coding sequence TTGGTGGTGGGCCTTGTCGCGGTCGTTGTTGCGATTGTGGTGCCGCGGCTGATCATGTCGTCACCGCCCATCGTAATGGTGCCGGTGCCCGCCGGCGTCCCCGTTCCGATTCGAATTCGCGAGATCGATCGCGGATCGTCTGAAGAAGTGGAACTTGTCGCCTCACGGATGCGCGAGACGATGGTCAAAGTCCTTGGGGTCGAGCGCGGCACAACCATGTACTCGATGGACTGGCTGGTGCAGCGCGTTCGCTGGCACCTCGACCCCGAGAACACGAACGGGCGCGTGTTTCTCGCCGAAGAGCCTTCTCGGAAGATCGTCGGGCACGCCATCGCCCGAATTGATCCCGCGGAGGCCGGTCACGCTTTTGGATATCTCTCGACCGTCTTCGTGGAGCCGCGCATGCGGAACCAGGGCGTCGCGACCTTGTTCCTTGAACATGTCGAGCGATGGTTTCGCGAAATGAAGATGCCGAAGATCATCTAG
- a CDS encoding aldo/keto reductase, translating into MPLNHYVTLGHSGLRVSPFCLGAMTFGKEWGWGSEPADAKRIIDRFLERGGNFIDTANGYTKGHSEVILGEHLCHDRKKRDRVVLATKFVTNMFLGDPNGGGSSRKAIIAQCEESLRRLRTDYIDLYWMHAWDKTTPIDESMRALDTLVEQGKVRYIGFSDTPAWKCAEAQTLAKLRGWAPLVALQIEYSLLQRTVEGELVPMALELGLGITPWGPLRGGALSGKYKRADKGKHEAGRGARVTNFLDDRTFDLLDIMERIAKELNTTVPRVALAWVQGRPGVASTIIGARTLEQLDDNLGALDVKLTPAHVAEMDKATTPNLPFPTDMLGMVPSFAYGGTTINGQASQAWPAAPQNDKERF; encoded by the coding sequence ATGCCCCTCAACCACTACGTCACCCTCGGCCACTCCGGTCTCCGCGTCAGCCCCTTCTGTCTCGGAGCGATGACCTTCGGAAAGGAATGGGGCTGGGGCTCCGAGCCGGCCGATGCCAAGCGCATCATCGACCGCTTCCTCGAGCGGGGCGGCAACTTCATCGACACCGCGAACGGCTACACCAAGGGCCACTCCGAGGTGATCCTTGGCGAGCACCTCTGCCACGATCGCAAGAAGCGCGACCGTGTCGTGCTGGCGACGAAGTTCGTAACAAATATGTTTCTGGGCGATCCGAACGGCGGCGGCTCGAGCCGTAAGGCGATCATCGCGCAGTGTGAAGAGTCGCTGCGCCGCCTGCGCACCGACTACATCGATCTCTACTGGATGCACGCCTGGGACAAGACCACGCCCATCGACGAGTCGATGCGCGCGCTCGACACGCTCGTGGAGCAGGGCAAGGTCCGCTACATCGGCTTCAGCGACACGCCCGCGTGGAAGTGCGCCGAGGCGCAGACGCTCGCAAAGCTCCGTGGCTGGGCGCCGCTGGTGGCATTGCAAATTGAATATTCACTGCTGCAGCGCACCGTGGAGGGCGAGCTGGTGCCCATGGCGCTGGAGCTCGGCCTGGGCATCACGCCCTGGGGGCCGCTGCGTGGCGGCGCGCTCTCCGGCAAGTACAAGCGCGCCGACAAGGGCAAGCACGAGGCGGGCCGCGGCGCGCGCGTGACCAACTTCCTCGACGATCGCACGTTCGATTTGCTCGACATCATGGAGCGCATCGCGAAGGAGCTGAACACGACCGTCCCGCGGGTGGCGCTGGCGTGGGTGCAGGGGCGGCCGGGCGTGGCGTCGACGATCATCGGCGCACGGACGCTGGAGCAGCTCGACGACAACCTCGGCGCGCTCGATGTGAAGCTCACGCCGGCGCACGTGGCGGAGATGGACAAGGCCACCACGCCGAACCTGCCGTTCCCGACGGACATGCTGGGCATGGTGCCTTCGTTCGCGTACGGCGGAACGACGATCAACGGCCAGGCGTCGCAGGCGTGGCCGGCCGCGCCGCAGAACGACAAAGAGCGGTTCTGA
- a CDS encoding inositol-3-phosphate synthase, which yields MFHTSREVPPAGGKLAVLLPGLGAVASTFIAGVELIKGGLARPIGSLTQLGTARMGKRTEHRVVPIRELVPLARLEELVFGAWDIVDENAEQVARRSGVLTRDHVDAVAGALGRVVPRPGVHDPDSVRRIQANHVMMHGTHRARIHQLQQDIRDFKYELGASRAVMIFTASTETYRLEPHFCRDLHALEAALDADDEAITPTMLYAYAALRERVPFINATPNRSVETLAFQELARELGVPVAGRDLKSGQTMMKTVIAPALKARMLGVSGWFSTNILGNRDGAVLDDPEAFRSKEVTKTSVLDSILQPEHFPDLYSNVSHKVAIHYYPPRGDEKEGWDNIDLFGWLGYPMQIKLNFLCRDSILAAPLVLDLALFMDLAHNLGWRGIQEWLSFYFKSPVAQQGLQPEHDLFIQLAKLKNTLRVIAGEEPLTHLGLDYYANDLPL from the coding sequence ATGTTTCACACTTCGCGCGAGGTCCCGCCGGCGGGCGGCAAGCTCGCCGTGCTGCTCCCAGGCCTGGGAGCCGTCGCATCGACGTTCATCGCGGGCGTTGAGCTGATCAAGGGTGGCCTGGCGAGGCCCATCGGCTCGCTGACGCAGCTCGGGACGGCGCGCATGGGCAAGCGCACGGAGCATCGCGTCGTTCCGATTCGCGAGCTCGTGCCCCTGGCGCGGCTCGAGGAGCTCGTCTTCGGCGCTTGGGACATCGTCGACGAAAATGCAGAACAGGTGGCTCGACGCTCGGGCGTGCTCACGCGCGATCACGTCGACGCCGTTGCGGGAGCGCTTGGGCGCGTGGTGCCCCGGCCTGGTGTGCACGATCCGGACAGCGTCCGTCGGATTCAGGCGAATCACGTGATGATGCACGGCACGCATCGGGCGCGGATTCATCAGTTGCAGCAGGACATTCGTGATTTCAAATACGAGCTGGGCGCGAGCCGCGCGGTGATGATCTTCACCGCTTCGACGGAGACCTATCGACTCGAGCCGCACTTCTGTCGCGACCTGCACGCGCTCGAGGCCGCGCTCGACGCTGACGATGAGGCGATCACGCCCACCATGCTCTACGCCTACGCGGCCCTCCGAGAGCGCGTGCCGTTCATCAATGCCACGCCGAACCGATCCGTCGAGACGCTCGCCTTCCAGGAGCTCGCGCGTGAGCTGGGCGTGCCCGTGGCCGGACGCGATCTGAAGAGCGGCCAGACGATGATGAAGACGGTGATCGCGCCGGCGCTGAAGGCGCGGATGCTCGGCGTCTCGGGCTGGTTCAGCACCAACATCCTCGGCAACCGCGACGGCGCCGTGCTCGACGACCCCGAGGCATTCCGCTCGAAGGAAGTCACCAAGACCAGCGTGCTCGACTCGATCCTTCAACCTGAGCACTTCCCGGACCTGTATTCAAACGTCAGTCACAAGGTGGCCATTCACTACTATCCGCCGCGCGGTGACGAGAAGGAGGGCTGGGACAACATCGATCTGTTCGGGTGGCTCGGTTACCCGATGCAGATCAAGCTCAACTTCCTCTGTCGCGACTCGATCCTCGCGGCGCCGCTGGTGCTCGACCTGGCGCTGTTCATGGATCTCGCGCACAACCTCGGCTGGCGTGGCATTCAGGAGTGGCTGAGCTTCTATTTCAAGAGTCCGGTGGCGCAGCAGGGCCTGCAGCCGGAGCACGATCTCTTCATCCAGCTCGCGAAGCTCAAGAACACGCTCCGGGTGATCGCCGGCGAGGAGCCGCTCACGCACCTCGGGCTCGACTACTACGCGAACGATCTCCCGCTCTGA
- a CDS encoding CopD family protein, whose product MTAYFWIKSFHVVFVMAWMATVFYLPRILVNIAEVGDEPAVRARLILMSRRLYTFGHNVFGVAVVFGLVLWQGWRLWPQALPNMTLGLHWLDAKLTLVFGLLVYFTWMGRMVKRADQGGPLPSSKTLRVLNELPVLVLLGVVYLVIAKPF is encoded by the coding sequence GTGACGGCGTACTTCTGGATCAAGAGCTTCCACGTGGTCTTCGTGATGGCCTGGATGGCCACTGTGTTCTACCTGCCGCGCATCCTCGTGAATATCGCCGAGGTCGGCGACGAGCCCGCGGTTCGCGCGCGCCTGATCTTGATGAGCCGGCGGCTCTACACGTTTGGGCACAATGTGTTCGGCGTCGCGGTCGTGTTCGGCTTGGTGCTTTGGCAAGGGTGGCGGCTTTGGCCCCAGGCACTGCCGAACATGACCCTCGGGCTGCACTGGCTCGATGCCAAGCTGACCCTCGTCTTCGGCCTGCTCGTCTACTTCACGTGGATGGGACGCATGGTGAAGCGCGCAGACCAAGGCGGGCCCTTGCCATCGTCGAAGACGCTGCGGGTGCTGAACGAGCTGCCCGTGCTGGTGTTGCTGGGCGTCGTCTATCTGGTGATCGCCAAGCCGTTCTGA
- a CDS encoding SRPBCC family protein has product MAHVVTDLDSTASPERVIHALTDFSSRRLELWPNIDPTTYKLESTEPTSAEVTEGSASFGGVWERSHYDWSRSGTVRIDVQDSNTFEPGSYWLYEVTPLPNGGSHVHMEFDRRPRNFKGQMLSALLTVAGKPVFQKSLGETLKRIEASA; this is encoded by the coding sequence ATGGCGCACGTCGTCACCGACCTGGACAGCACCGCGAGCCCCGAGCGCGTCATTCACGCGCTGACCGACTTCTCGTCCAGGCGACTCGAACTCTGGCCGAACATCGATCCCACGACCTACAAGCTCGAATCGACCGAGCCCACGAGCGCCGAGGTGACCGAGGGCTCGGCCTCGTTTGGCGGGGTGTGGGAGCGCAGCCACTACGACTGGAGCCGGTCGGGCACGGTGCGCATCGACGTCCAGGACTCGAACACCTTCGAGCCGGGGAGCTACTGGCTCTACGAGGTCACGCCGCTGCCCAACGGCGGGAGCCACGTGCACATGGAGTTCGACCGCCGGCCGCGCAACTTCAAGGGGCAGATGCTGAGCGCGCTGTTGACGGTCGCGGGAAAGCCCGTGTTCCAGAAGTCGCTGGGCGAGACGCTGAAGCGCATCGAGGCTTCGGCCTAG
- a CDS encoding NADP-dependent oxidoreductase: MKALVAKDYGDVDQLELREMPEPPVGPDDVKVRVAAASINPIDWKLLSGARRKLMELHFPAILGRDASGEVLAVGANVKAFQRGDRVLGLVMGAFAEQVTANQNAWALLPSGLDALDAAALPLVTLTGAQLAERVEPAKGRTILVTGALGGVGRATVFVAKSAGATVFAGVRKSQKQAAMSLGADRVIALDDDAELAAVPELDGIADTVNGETIAKLLPRIKKGGHLGSVVGEPAGARERGLQVKAMLTQPDSKRLEELARAVAAKKLIIPVEKRFPLAQAPDAIRLARGGGVGKVLVLP; this comes from the coding sequence ATGAAGGCGCTCGTCGCGAAGGACTACGGAGACGTGGATCAGCTCGAGCTCCGCGAGATGCCCGAGCCGCCGGTCGGTCCAGACGACGTGAAGGTGAGAGTCGCCGCGGCGAGCATCAACCCCATCGACTGGAAGCTGCTCTCGGGCGCGCGCCGCAAGCTGATGGAGCTGCACTTCCCGGCGATCCTCGGGCGCGACGCCTCGGGCGAGGTGCTGGCCGTCGGCGCCAACGTGAAGGCGTTCCAGCGCGGCGACCGCGTGCTCGGCCTGGTGATGGGCGCGTTCGCCGAGCAGGTCACCGCCAACCAGAACGCGTGGGCGCTCTTGCCTTCGGGGCTCGACGCCCTCGACGCGGCCGCCTTGCCGCTCGTGACGCTGACTGGCGCTCAGCTCGCGGAGCGCGTGGAGCCAGCGAAGGGGCGCACCATCCTCGTGACGGGCGCGCTCGGCGGCGTGGGGCGCGCGACGGTGTTCGTCGCCAAATCGGCCGGCGCGACGGTGTTCGCCGGCGTTCGCAAGAGTCAAAAGCAGGCGGCGATGTCGCTCGGGGCCGATCGCGTGATCGCCCTCGACGATGACGCGGAGCTCGCCGCGGTGCCGGAGCTCGACGGCATCGCCGACACCGTGAACGGCGAGACCATCGCCAAGCTGCTCCCGCGCATCAAGAAGGGCGGGCACCTGGGAAGCGTCGTGGGCGAGCCGGCCGGCGCGAGGGAGCGCGGGCTTCAGGTGAAGGCGATGCTCACACAGCCCGACTCAAAGCGGCTCGAGGAGCTCGCCCGCGCCGTGGCCGCGAAGAAGCTCATCATTCCTGTTGAGAAGCGGTTTCCGCTCGCGCAGGCGCCCGACGCCATTCGGCTCGCGCGGGGCGGCGGCGTGGGGAAGGTGCTGGTGCTGCCGTAA
- a CDS encoding methyltransferase domain-containing protein → MSEAGPREAIPAVHQDRARAESFGNVASEYERLRPPYAAALLDELASLKAPQALDVGCGTGKVAAALKERGQAILGVEPDARMAAVARAQGLEVELGTFESWDDAGRQFALVTCGNAWHWVNPTLGFAKLATVLSSGGTFGMFFAVDVLDADVAARLADVYRAHAPGLEVFGDPKLHREVDPFAGVELFESVEKCIFPVERTLSVDDCVGLMATVSNHQRLEADRLTALQRAAREALNELGPAVRARCSTHAWLARRKR, encoded by the coding sequence ATGTCCGAAGCAGGTCCGCGCGAGGCAATTCCGGCGGTCCACCAGGACCGCGCGCGCGCCGAGTCGTTCGGCAACGTGGCGAGCGAGTACGAGCGGCTGCGTCCGCCGTATGCCGCCGCGCTCCTCGACGAGCTCGCGAGCTTGAAGGCGCCGCAGGCCCTCGACGTCGGGTGCGGCACGGGCAAGGTCGCGGCGGCTTTGAAGGAGCGCGGCCAGGCGATTCTCGGGGTCGAACCCGACGCGCGCATGGCAGCCGTCGCCCGCGCGCAGGGCCTCGAGGTGGAGCTCGGCACCTTCGAGAGCTGGGACGACGCTGGCCGGCAGTTCGCGCTCGTCACCTGCGGCAACGCGTGGCACTGGGTGAACCCGACGCTGGGCTTCGCGAAGCTGGCGACGGTCCTCTCGTCCGGCGGCACGTTCGGGATGTTCTTTGCGGTCGACGTGCTCGACGCCGACGTGGCCGCGCGGCTCGCGGACGTCTATCGCGCGCATGCGCCGGGCCTCGAGGTCTTCGGCGATCCCAAGCTGCATCGCGAGGTGGATCCGTTCGCGGGCGTCGAGCTCTTCGAGTCGGTCGAGAAGTGCATTTTCCCCGTCGAGCGCACGCTGAGCGTCGACGATTGTGTGGGCCTGATGGCCACGGTGAGCAACCACCAGCGCCTCGAAGCGGATCGGCTGACGGCCTTGCAGCGCGCGGCGCGCGAGGCTCTCAACGAGCTGGGCCCAGCCGTGCGCGCGCGGTGCAGCACGCACGCGTGGCTGGCCCGACGAAAGCGCTAG
- a CDS encoding glycosyltransferase family 39 protein, producing the protein MSVPENLAVPPREPAPELPPAAPLPPPAPRGPKAWYAGLSREARWIFWATVVGGIWRLIFVAFIHQPWKYDYSDMHNYLQAARDYADLKKATDTGDWYYPSGTGSHIGFWLLIFGPKNGEVAAALVQALMATACIPLTFIAGKRFFDTRVAAWGALAWSLHYMPMGFAGLFMSETYLNFGLALALAAFDPTKLKGSFWGGFALGYATWAKSQALLLAPLWAALMIWRHRRWKEAIAVCVGVTLWVIPISIVASIKSGVPSMVSSNGGQTFALGQCPIRSIIFEDPIGHGRVAWAAPDLAQRAGRGELEASWEEAKFDVPFNNSRYYMKVGLGCIRRWPLNAVRTFIFHVADTFSGLPWTNVVPWPISHDLFAPFAAWSNWILSYLIAPFAFYAWWKQRREDGVWLAFGLPFASCLFTAIMFHGDPRFREPYDFMFFLAGVQGWFIWRARRASKPAPNPA; encoded by the coding sequence ATGAGCGTGCCCGAGAACCTCGCAGTCCCGCCGCGCGAGCCAGCGCCCGAGCTGCCGCCCGCGGCCCCGCTTCCGCCGCCGGCGCCGCGTGGGCCCAAGGCCTGGTACGCGGGCCTCTCGCGCGAGGCGCGCTGGATCTTCTGGGCCACGGTGGTGGGCGGCATCTGGCGGCTCATCTTCGTCGCCTTCATCCACCAGCCGTGGAAGTACGACTACAGCGACATGCACAACTACCTTCAGGCCGCGCGCGACTACGCGGATCTGAAGAAGGCCACCGACACCGGCGACTGGTACTACCCGAGCGGCACCGGCAGCCACATCGGCTTCTGGTTGCTGATCTTCGGTCCGAAGAACGGCGAGGTCGCGGCGGCGCTCGTGCAGGCGCTGATGGCCACCGCGTGCATCCCGCTCACGTTCATCGCCGGCAAGCGCTTCTTCGACACGCGCGTCGCTGCGTGGGGCGCGCTCGCGTGGAGCCTGCACTACATGCCCATGGGCTTCGCGGGCCTGTTCATGTCGGAGACGTACTTGAACTTCGGCCTCGCGCTCGCGCTGGCCGCGTTCGATCCCACGAAGCTCAAGGGTTCGTTCTGGGGCGGCTTCGCGCTCGGCTACGCCACGTGGGCCAAGAGCCAGGCGCTGCTGCTCGCGCCACTCTGGGCCGCGTTGATGATCTGGCGGCACCGCCGCTGGAAGGAGGCGATCGCCGTCTGCGTGGGCGTGACGCTGTGGGTGATTCCGATCTCGATCGTCGCGTCGATCAAGAGCGGCGTGCCGAGCATGGTCAGCTCGAACGGCGGACAGACCTTCGCGCTCGGCCAGTGCCCCATTCGCTCGATCATCTTCGAAGATCCGATCGGCCATGGACGCGTGGCCTGGGCAGCGCCGGACCTGGCCCAGCGTGCGGGCCGCGGCGAGCTTGAGGCCTCGTGGGAAGAGGCCAAGTTCGACGTGCCCTTCAACAACTCGCGCTACTACATGAAGGTCGGCCTGGGCTGCATTCGCCGCTGGCCGTTGAACGCGGTGCGCACCTTCATCTTCCACGTCGCGGACACGTTCTCGGGCTTACCCTGGACGAACGTCGTGCCCTGGCCGATCTCGCACGACCTGTTCGCGCCGTTCGCCGCCTGGTCGAACTGGATTCTCTCGTACCTGATCGCGCCGTTCGCGTTCTACGCGTGGTGGAAGCAGCGCCGCGAGGACGGCGTGTGGCTCGCGTTCGGGCTTCCGTTCGCGTCCTGCTTGTTCACGGCGATCATGTTCCACGGCGACCCGCGCTTCCGCGAGCCGTACGACTTCATGTTCTTCCTCGCCGGCGTGCAGGGCTGGTTCATCTGGCGTGCGCGCCGCGCTTCCAAACCTGCACCGAACCCTGCGTGA